GCTCTTTAATCCTCAGACCATGATTCTCGAAGAGCCCCAGTTATGATTATTTTACTGGAGCTGTTTAGCTTAAAAAGCTtgagaaaatgtaaatacaacCTGACATGCTCTGAAGTTTTTAAGAGATCATGCTTTAAGCATAATGCCatgagaaaaaaatcatctttttgttttgtgtttcattttgagGTTGAGAATATGATCTGTGTGCCTGTTTAGGGTTTGATTTGACCCCAGCTTACTTTGTGTTAAAGAAAAAGCAAAGTCACTTGTCTATAAAATCTTTATTTAACAGTCTAAAAATATGCATCAGAATTTACATTCTATGCTGGCATTTCAAATATTCTTTTACGGTGTTTTCCTATTTTACAAGCTGTGTTTAAATGTATGTCCTAGATGCAACATTTATGATAACACAAGAGGCTAATTATTGTTCCTGGTTTATAAATGCAGATAGAAGAGTTTCTGTTTTAGAGccagagaacagagaacagcCTCTCTGCTCAGCTCTACGGGTGGCTGTCCACAATAaactttcaataaaataaaatttcaatAAAACTTCAGAACTACACCAATAAATGCTGTGGTTTCCTGCATCCCTATGATATGACAGAAAGTATTTAAGAAAACTAAGTTATTAAGATTCATTTTAATGGACTATATTTTGTCAGTGTGCACTATAAGCCCACTTTTTCAACACTAGAAGAAAATGGATATTTAAATGCTAAACCCAGCCAAATGTTGATGGCagctaaatattaaaaaaaatattttttctaatacTTTACAAAGAAATTGATCCAGAGCAAAGAAGGCTCTGGCTACAGGATGGAGTCACAGAGCATGTGTAGCGGTCACCATGAAGGGAGAGTGTTACGGCCGTACCTTCTTGTCCAACTTGAAAGGGTTGCCAAACGTGTGCAGGCGTCTGGGCTGGTCGGGGTCGACCTCACGCAGGGGAGAAGGCAAGTTCTTCAGGAAGTCCTGGTAGTTGCCCATCTGTGCAATGGCAATGCTGTGCAATTGATCTGAAAGGAGTGAAGGTGTAAGTGTCAGTCTCTGCCAGGGAACACACAGGCTCGGGCGCCAGCACtactgcttcatttctaaaagAAGCCACACAACTCCTTTCTCCCCCAGAGCATTCCCTTTGAACACGTACACTGAAGGCTGCTAATAATCTGACTCTTCATTCCTGACTGAATGCACATATCCACTGCACAAGATTGAAAGGATTGTTTATGTCATATTAAAGAAAAGACTACGCTTTTTACAGGTTTCCAACAAAATCCAGTCAGTACTAATTATTTTAACAGCAAACTCAGACTGAAAGAGTCATGTTCAAACCAGTAGTTGActgttttaaaaagattaattatGCCGTGAAGCACGTTGGAACCTGCTGCACGTGTGTCAGTGCAACAAAATGACCGCCAGCATGTGTGCATTGAAACTTGCACTCCCGAGGATGTGACGAGAGCAGGCGGTTTATTCATTAAACACCAGAGGGAGTCAAACAGCCTTGCAGCCTGCTGCTTTAAACTGCATTCAGAAATTTCTCTAGGCCTCCACGGTTGTTCTCTCCAGATTCAAATATAACTTTACTGAGCTGCCAAACCCTGAGCTGCAAAGACTGAACTGGTTACTGCTGTGCTCGAATGCCAGATATACAGATACAATCTGAACAATCTTCTTAAGAGGCATCACTCGTCCATGGATTTCacgttacattttttaaatcagcgTTATTACACCACAATCCAGACAGCACCCTGTTTCACATCAAAACTATCAGTGATTTGGACACCTCATTATGTAccattttgtaatgtactgtctacattgtgtcgTCTTGTGTACTGTGCATGTCCTGAGAGAAGGAGGCGAAGAAGAACGCCAATGCACATGTACATATGGCACAAACTGCTCTACAACTTCTCTCTACCTTCAGATGCAGGCCTTACAGCCATTCACCGTTACCTTCGTCTTGTCCCCTTAAGCAGCAGTGTGTCGCTTTCAACAGGTTTTTCCTCATTCTGCTCAGCTGGTCAAGAAGGTGTCTTCTGGGTATGTCATAGGGGTTCCGGAAGCTCTGGGGCTTAACATCCTgtcaagataaaaagaaaagtgcCGTTTCTAAAGCAATGTGCATAAGGGTATGCAAGTGAATAATCAGTAACCAGAGGTAACTTGGTATCCTTGCATTAAATTCCAAAATGTAAAGTCTTGTATAATCTCAGCACAATACCAGATTCACACTGCATCGCCCTTTTTGCATATgcctgtaaaatgttttaaaagaaacttaAAAGGTACGAGCTTGTGTTGTTATAAagtctttttgttattttatgtgCATTAGAATACAGCTTGGCAGAAAAATACTCATTTGCAAAGGCAAGCTTTTACCAAATACCAAAGAGTGTATGCAAGATATTGTTTTCCTAATGCCAATGATGTCTCTCCAGCATGCACGCCTCTTATTAGTGTGCAAGAGGTGTGCATACTGGAGAGAAAGTCTTCTCTGCAGATTCCTATAAAAAGCTTTACCACCTGCATTCTTTAGTCTCTCTCTCTTACAGCTCCGATTTCTGAGCCATTTTTTCTACACATGAAACTAACAACTAACGATGGCCGAACCGGCAGCTATAAGGTTCAACAGCTGTCAGCTCATCACTTgtcatttaatcatttataaGAAAAAATCCCACTGAAAGGATGTACTGTTAAAAAACGAACTGTAAAAATGGCAAGTAACCAAAATAAGAAGTGAGGAACCTCAACATGCACCAACACGCACCAGGTATTTCTTGCTCATTCTGCGTTGGGACCTCCAAGGCAGTTCAGCCTTCATCATGCACAGCGCAAGGCAAAGTGCATAATCTGTACTCAGTACTAATCAGTACTCACCCTGTGGAGGACGCCAATGTGGAAGCCGGCGAATTCCTTGGGGTTGAGCGCCAGGGGGCAGAAGGGGGCGTCTCCGGTGACACCCTGCAGGATCTGCTGGAAATCCCTGCGCTGTgccagggagagaggggtggggcGGACCCTCACCTTCACCCCCATGTCCGGCACCACCTTCTTGCCCACGGATGCAATTACGCGGTCTGACTCTACCTTGGCCTGAGGTCAGAGAGAGGCAGAAACTGCAGCACTAACGGACGGCTGAAGGATAAACAGCGAGCAGGCCAAGTGCACAGACAGTACGGCAAGTAGCGCTTTCACTCGGACAACAAGCTATATACCCTTAACACGACGTCCTGTCCGCGTAAAATATACGATCAGATCAGATCATATACAGGCCCACTCCAGCAAATTCTTACAAGAGATGAAGACGTTCAAGGAAAACCGCATCACCACACCGAAACCTAACATTTCTGATCTGAATGCTTTAATTTAGAGCTAAATGCATAAATATTAAAAGAGCTGAAAGGAGAAATGAAGATAGCGTTTACCTGGTGACTCAGCTTTTTGAGGTATGAAACAACACTGTAACTCAGACCGTACTCCATGTTTTCAGCTATCAGGTTAGGTGCCCCCATCATCCGGAGGGCTTTCTTCAGAGGCTGTGGGGGCACAGCAGCAGTTAAATATGAGGTCAGAGGTGAAGGAGTTAGAGGGTTAATGGAGCTATGCGATACAAACAGTGGCGTCCCCCGCTTTATGCGGCTTCAGTCTGTGCCAATCCACTTTTACTGACCCCTTACGTCCAAGTATCCTCTTTAAGCgaaataaaaactgtttttctgcGATCTGTGGCAGCCAAGTAAATTCCCGCGAAACGTCCAGAAGCTCCACACAAACTATAGACGCTCCTCTTCCCACCAAAGCCCACCCAAACGCACCGCTCTGCTTTCAGTTCGGCACTCGCCACAGTGGTTTGCGGGCCTGCGCTACGTGTGCGTCGTGTTTACCATTTACGTCCGTTCCTGCTAGAGCTGCCTCTGTTATTACGGAGTCAAAATGGCCATTAACGTTATTTCCAACCTCTGCATcccaaatgaaaagaaaaagtacCTCCTTAACATTGGAAACAAAGTAATCTTTGTTTAAGATTACTAAAAGGAAGATTTTTTGGaacggtggcactgtggctcaggatctgtgcctgtggctggaaggttgccggttcaaatcctgcagccggcagaggaatcctactccgttgggcccctgagcaaggcccttaaccacaGCTGCTCCAGAGgagccgtataaatggctgaccctgcgctctgacccccagcttctctccctgtctgtgtgtctcatggagagccagctggggtatgcgaaaaagacaaattcctaatgcaagaaattgtatagggccaataaagtgatcttatcttatattaaTCTTCAATCATCAGTACCCACAACTCGTTCCATTGAGCCTTACTGTCTGCCTATTTTGGTgagtattgatttatttttagtttagtgTTAATTCTTAATGTATGTTAGCATGTATTTATATGATTAAAAGGCATTTGGAACACTACATTTAACACTGTTCCACACAACCCCTTAAGGGACCATAAGACCCAGGCGGACAGCAGAAACACCACTGCATGGTGATCAAAACATTGACCAGaggaggtcagaggtcatgTCAGAAAATGGAAGATCATCAAATACCGGCCTCATTCCCATTCCCATACCCATCTTAAGAGCTACAGCGACAGCAGGAATTGAGGAAAAGGAGAAACGGACATAAAACgtaagaaaaaaaacgttttctgtAGACATGCACTATGGAACTACCAACAAATTGTTAAGGCTCAGGTTTGAAGGTTATTCGCTGAGCTATAATCGCTCCAGGTCAAGGCTTGGGAATAAAAACCAGTTAAAAGCTTCCTCTTCAACAGCTGCAGTAAATAAAGGTGAAGACTATCCTGTATTACTGTGTCTTGAGAATTATCTTCCATTCTGCAGCTCCCTGCACAGTATTAACTCATCTGACAAATTGAACGCAgcttaattttatttcttggacctaaatttaaaatcaaaacgTGCACATATACAATAGATAGGCATGATTTCAGTACTGATTTAATTAACACATAATGACAAAAACTTAATGTTTAGCATTTCAAGGTTATTTTCTGaagcataaacattttctggagTGTTGAAACGACCCCCGATTCGAGGGAAGAATGTGTGTGCACTTACCCCAATATAATATGGAGGCATGGTCTTTAAGTAGTTTTCAAATGACTGTCGCCATTTCAAAGTGGGCTTCAGCTTATGCACTTTGAACAAATCATCTGTAACAACAAAACTAAAGTGTAAAACAGGATCCGCATTCAGCCTCAGTCTGAAATGCAAATATTTCTCTCACAGCATAATAATATATGCATTTAAATATtgcagtaatgtacagtacattataataCTGCACTGTGATTCACTGTGATATTCAGTGGAATATAGTAAATTCCTCCCAATTATATGACACAGTTCAGCCCACACGATCTCAAGTGCTTCACACGTCCCAGTTTCATTCACCACTGAATTACAGCAGCCACCTGCATCATCAAAATGTCCACTAGCAGTCTCACGACATGGTAAATCAGGCAGAAAAATAAGGAATCACAACACCAATTGAATTAAAGTGGAATGTTAGACAAGACAGACTGAGCAAGTCTAGAGTGATTTTAGCCAGGATACACTGATGGGTTAACATTTACTCACAGGGAGTGTTCCTTTTGTATTGCGCAAAAGGATAGAGGGCTGTACTCATTTAGTACAAGCTATATTAATGCTTCTATACTCAGTGTGTCTGCAAACAAGGCACCAGAAAATTAGCAGCACTGTGCTTTGTATTCTTATACTGGTTCAGAGCAATTTCAGTGTGAGAGTGCAAATACACACAAACAACAAGGTTTCCTACTTTCTCCTTCTTGTTACAACATCCATTAAAAACCGTTTCCAAAAAAAATTAAGGAAGAGTGTGGGCATGTAATACTGTTGGCTGGAATACAGAATGTGTTCTGAAAACAGTCAGCTCTCACTTACCCAGCAGCGGCAGGAGCACAGGGTAGTTGTAGGGCATGACGAAGAGATTCACACAGTTCAGGGCTGTGCTAGCTTTCAGGTAGCCGAACGGATAACCCAGGTCACTGTATTTGGCACTATTGCAGACGAACACCTTCAGTACAAAATTGCAAgaggaggggggaaaaaaatcagttctaAAACTGGATCGCCAGCTGCTGCAGCACATCCAGGTCGTCACACTGAAACAACAAGGCACGTCACCATCTAATCAACATCACCGGCGAACTACGGGCGACACTCAATACGCCCGGTGCCGACAGCTGCGGCTTTAAACCGGGGCACAGAAAGGTTCACGTGCGTCTCTGCAGTGTCCCTGCCGATCTGCGCCCTCTCTGGCGAAACAGGCGCGGCGTACCTGCCAGCAGGTGTGGGGGGACTTCCTCTCCAGGATGAACTGCGTGAGGGGGGAGGGCTCCAGCTCGTACTTGTCGAAGGGCAGCTTGTCGATGACCATGAGCTCCGAGTCCACGCAGGAGAAGTGCACCTGGGGGTGGGCCGAGCGGGGCGGCTGGGCGGGGGGGGAGAAGGGGTTGGAAACCGTCAGCCGGCACGTCCCCAGTTCTGCCCCCGGCTCCCCCCCCCCAGTCGTGGTTGCAGGGTGATTTGGGATCCTGGTGCTTTGAGAACCGGGAAGCCAGGACCTTGACTCCCCTCCAAAGGCTGGTACCACCCACAGCACCGGATTTATCACCTGTTAACACACTGGGGCACTGGTTTGGAAAATCTAGCCTAGAgagaagagcgccacctactggtcgcCCAACACTGCTTTCGGTACCAGCCTGGCTCTTCTTTGGAAGTCTCCTATCCCATTACTGACAAAACAACGCCAAGCTCGGGTCCTGAGATCCGACGAGATCGGGCTAGAAAGCGGCAATGCTGCCGGTCAGGGTAATTTTCCCTACGTGCTATATTGTCAGCAACAGTCCAATCACACCAGCGTACCATAAACCATAGAATGAAACCATAACTCTCATCATAGCAAAGCAACAAAAGAACAGTGAGGTATTAACGATCGTTTTGCAGTTCTTCAGGAATACTCACCAGAGTTGGAGAGTTCTGATCGGGCCAGAAGGCCTCAGGAATTGGCCAGTGGCCAATGGGGACTCCTGTTTTGGGGTTGGGGCGCACATAAATCAGTTTGTGGCAGCAGTGCCATGGCTGAGGCCCGGGGTTCACAGCATCAACAGGTGCATCTTGGAAGTGGGGGGGAAAGGTTAATTTCACTCTCATCTTAGCATAGAGTACATAAAGACAACGATCTTACTTTCAATACTAAATACACTATGAAGGCTCTTATCTATACTTCTGAGCTGGGTTTGGAAAACAAAGAAACGCATCGGGTTTCTGTAAGGTACCTTCTACAGGTGGAGGATCTGACCCCGTCTTCTCAAAATTTATCACCACCCCACTCTGAATTTTTTGTACCAGTGATTCCAGGCATTGGTTCAACATTCTCTGGGAGCACACACTGTAGGAACGACCTAAAAGAcaaggaaataaaacaaaatgttcctTTAAACATTTAACTTAAATTCTTCATACCAACGCAAATGCAGTACTTTGTGGCTACACTGAATATGCTTTGGGCAGTCACAGCTACTTTTGCTGTTCAGCGAAAATCAGCAGCTCATATGCGCTATCACAGCGTAGGGCGTCCGACAAAAGATACGGTCTGAAAGGAGCTGTGCTTTCAGAGCAGGGAGTGGGAGGTGTACTGCTGCCTGACTGCTGTCAAGTACCATTGCCTCTCACTTTTCATCAGCACCGTATCCACAAACACTGGGCTTGAGTGCAGCCAGTGCTATTGTCTCTAGTCTTTCATCAGCAGTGAGCTGACAAGTACTATGCTTGACTGCACCCACAGCTATTGTCTTTATATTTCCCTACTCATTATAGAGACTAGTCCAGGCCATTTTACCTTACAGATCATTAGATCATCAACATTATTTTCACAATAGCTGTATCGAGCTGTAACCAGTCTCACTATCTCTAGCCACTGAGCCCAATGACCATAAACAGAGACTGTAAATGGAGGAGAGACAGCAGTGCTCTGGAGAATAAACCCAGGCAACTAAAATCCATTTTACTTTTGAAGAGGGCAGGAGTACAGGTCTCCGGAAGGAAAAGGCAAGAAAATGAATACGGAGTCAACGCAGGTTTATCACTACGCCGAGACACCTCAGGCCACAGCCTTGTGACTGCCGGAGGCTGGGCACTTGAAACAGGATATCTAAGCACTGACATCAGGGCGAGTTTTGCAGGCTGCCACTGTTCAACAAGCCGGACCGACGTGCGCACTGTTTTAAATCCGCACAACTGAGAGCCTCGCCGCCGTGCCGTGTGGATGTGGAGAGGAAAACTGCAAACCGGCACGCTCGGAACAAAGAAACGGTCCTTTCGcttttgtgcttttattttgtgtgcGTCTTTTGAACGTGCTGATGTAGCAGTCCTGGAGTAACGTGAGAAAGTTACCTCAAAGACAGGAGGGGGAGGGTGTAGAGAATGGTATCCCCTATTGGTACCGATAGGTACTATAACTATTATGGTCCTGATTGTGGTTCCTTGTATGCACAAAATAAAGCTTGGCTGGACTAACGAACACTTCAGGCTCGAATTTCTTGGTTTCTACAGTGCCTACGTAGGGAAGCTCCGATCGCCTGCGACCAGCCAGCTCTGGCCAGGGCTCCGAAGAGACAGAGCTCTCCGGGTTGGCAtttcagcccccccccccccccaggccgAGAGGATGGCCGTCTCACCCGCCGGTCCGGAAAGCGGCTCACCTCCCGTCACCTCGCACATGGGGGTGATGGCGGAGTCATCCTGCGGTACCCCTGCTGCGGCCTCGGGCTCCGGGGCTGCGATCCCGGGGATCCTCAGGACCAGCGCAAAGAGGCGCTGGTCCCAGCGGAAGGGCTCCTGGGTCAGCTCGCTGCCGGGGAGCGGCGTGTTGAGGGGCAGATGAAGCTGCAAGACCAGGGACAGCAGTGGGGGGAGGTCCAGGATAACCAGTGGCGGGTTACTTGGAACAGCATCCTCAATTCACTTTTAAAGCAATCCCGAAAGACAATCCCGAAACAGCATCACAGATTCCTTCGGGATCCTCCGCTTGCAGATTTATCTAAACGTGTGTTTGTTAAAAGCAAACTTCAAGAACTTTTCGACCAACTTAAAAATGAAGTTGAGGCTCAAGCATTGTACTGaagatgcatactgtataaaccagCACTGCATTTCCTTTTGTCGCAATAAACAGATTCCATTTTTTATGCTTTGTATTCTATAATTTTACCTAAATAAAGAATGCTAAACCACCTTCTTAGTCCACTGCTGCAGTACATATAAGTGAATGTCATTGTTTATTCAGGTCTTTCTTTAGCTTGGTTTTATACCACTAATAATTACGCCCTCATATCCAAACAATGCCTTGGCAAACGGAAGAAACTCATCTAGAACAAATGTGATCATTTTCTTTAGAGGAGCTGTCTGACCTCTTCCTGAACTCCACTGCTGCTGGTCAGCTTATTCCCATCTGTGATTGTGACTATAATCGCCGGCTCCAAGAAAAACGGATTCCTTCCCTGTGAAGATATTTGAATTAAGGTGAAACGCTAGCCACAGAGTTCACAGAAAGTTTCAAACAGGAAAACATGAGCAATCAGTTGTGCAGCACTGTTTCAATGATATAACATACCCCGATCTCTTTCATCTGAGATCCCCCTTAATAAAGCCTATTGAACCGTTCattaaattattagtttttttcccccattttccCCAACAGTGTCAGGTCTTAAATTGTTCCTTTTAAGCCTGTGCTACCATGTGCAACATTTGCAAGATGGCAGATTTCAGACCTCCACTCCGAGACTGAACACAAACTAGGAGGCACGGGGCTCCTCCAGGACAAGGACTGGGATTTCCCGAGGAGAGAAGTATTCCCTTCCAAGCCAAAGCCAAAGAAAAGACTAAGTGCAACAAAGAAAACAGGGGCACGTCATTAAGCACCACCGGCCCAGGGAGGCAGTGCGCTGCGATTTGAAAGCAGGTGTCAGTCATAACCTCAATGGTAAGGTTTCGCAATCGCTGTAGCACCCGAGGAACTAAATCACTGGGGACACAATGCAGCCGCAATCATCTTTACCGTATCCATCACATTTAAACGCACGAGCCTGGTGACGCATCCCAGCGCGGAAACCTGAAGCAGGGAGGAGTACGGGAGAATGATGCGCCAGGAATCGCCGCAGGCGGGCGGGCACTCGGCCTGCTCGGCGGCTGATCCGCGTAACGACCCAGGGGGACCTGGGTGTGGACGCCTCAGCTTAGAGACGGTCctctggggggggggcagaCTCCTGCAGTGAGAGCACTCTGGCCCCTGGAAACAACAGCGCAGCCAGACCCAACACTACAGCTGGAGTCCACACAACCACAGCGAAAGGGCCGGGGGGCCTGCGAGtgtacagttttgttttcattaagaaaaaaatctctCGGAAACAGAAGAAACAATGCGGTGTCCAGGGAACTAGAAATTAAAGAGTCCTGGAGTAAACCTCTCAgacgtttaaaaataaatcgtttttttaaactaatttgTACATGAGTGTTAATGCCTTTctagatgggaaaaaaaaagacattcaaaACAAGGAGGAAATGGCACTGTAAGCCCTTAATCCCCATTTTCACCCAAGGGCTCCAACACGCTGTTGGTTTCATGCTCAACAAGCACTAAAATGAAGTTAACAGCACAAAGGCTTTTCAAACTTGATGACCCGCGGGGCACTGCAATCCCGTATCAAAGCAGCACTGTTTGTTAAGTACAGGAAGGGCCCACTCTTGAGTCTCAACACACCAGCACTTAGTTTCCAAGCCAAgtcaatttccttttttttgttgttgttctaaaacactgcaatgaaaaaaaaaatcgctgTGCAAACAGTAGGATATAGATGCCCAACTGCATGGTGAAGTAACCATGGCAACCTCCATACTGAAGCCCGAGGTTGAGGATACAGAGGTTGGCTTCAGACCATTTGGAAGGAATCCGGAGGTCCTCTGGGACAAGTTGAATGGGATGTACAAAATGATTGCTCCTTTAAACGCTCGAAAAGAATCGCCACTGTGCAGCCCCAGTCCAATCCCGATACGGACAATATAATTGGTGCGCAATTAAAATCGTGCTCCGGCTTAGTCTCCTCATATAACAGGCATGGCTTTGAACGCAGAATCATGCCGCCTTTAACAGTTAGCTGCTTGAACACTCTTAAAACATGCTGCCAGTGCTTAGCAGACGTTTGCAGTTTTTTCAAATCAGACGTTTCAATACAGTATGCTCCAAATGTCAAAATGTGCAGAAACTAAATACTAAATAACTGCTACATATCAGATCTACCATGTCTACTTTCATCAGAGTTTCTGTACAGAACAGCCGTCTTCCTTACTTAAAAAAAGCTGCCTTTAAATGCCACTTATGTCAATATCTACTGTAAATTCATAATAAAAATCTTAATTCCTACAAACTGTGCCTCCTGGTACTATGAAGTACACAGATGGCTCAAAATCAGTTTGATTTGTAGGTGTACTGGAGAGCAGATACACAAAacaggaaacaggtgcagagaaatGAATATAATGAAGACTTATGGTGGAAAAACCCCAAGGAGAAGTGTCAGTCAGCTCTAAAGCCACTTCACACAAGGGTGAGATGAGATACAACAGATCCACTGccttaagcacaaaatataattataaccCCATCTAGACCATACACATGTACATGGAAGAAAGATTTCTGCAGAACGTAAGTTCCACTAACAGATGTCAGCTCAGatacatgttaatttctgaaaTTACTATTTTAGCATCAGACTAGAAATTTCAGTCCTTCAGTTCTTAAATCGCCTGAACACCAATCATTTTCAGTCTCAGAGAGAGAAaccgctttaaaaaaaatcttgtttcCGAAATAAAGGTCAAATTACGTTACTTGTTATAGAAATAAAAGTTATTCATACGAACAAAGACAGGGGAGATAAAAGCTTGATGCCCGTGCCTGTTAAGGGAAGCCTGGATTTTCCCCCACAGACTACAGTGCTACAGAAATCATACTTTAGTggtgttttaaataaagttaaagTCAAATAAGTTATAATTCACAAAATCTAAAACAGGATATTGCACCACCATTCAATGCGAATAGAATGCCTGAAGTCGTGGCAGAACCCAGTTTTggtgaaaaaaaactgtgaaaacaaCTTTTTGGCGTAAAGCAAACTGTTCGTTTTGGATCCGAGGGGTGAACAAACGGAAAAAAGCAGCGGCTTGATTTGTGAAAGGAAACGACGCCCGTCGTATTCTCAGAAAATGCTGCAAATTCGGTCGACACATTCTGTGTGGCAATTTACAGTTTCAATCTCTAGCCTGCGACTTTAAGCTGAGTGAACACGTCTGGGTGCCCGTGAAAACTGTATTACCTTTAAACGATGATAAGTAAAgcatttttgccttttattttttaatttttaaaaagaaccatATGTGAGGAGTGGGTCCCA
This portion of the Lepisosteus oculatus isolate fLepOcu1 chromosome 15, fLepOcu1.hap2, whole genome shotgun sequence genome encodes:
- the ints6 gene encoding integrator complex subunit 6 isoform X1 — its product is MPVLLFLIDTSASMNQRTHLGTSYLDTAKGAVETFMKLRSRDPASRGDRYMLLSFEEAASGIKAGWKENHATFMSELKNLQAVGLTTLGHSLRTAFDLLNLNRLVTGIDNYGQGRNPFFLEPAIIVTITDGNKLTSSSGVQEELHLPLNTPLPGSELTQEPFRWDQRLFALVLRIPGIAAPEPEAAAGVPQDDSAITPMCEVTGGRSYSVCSQRMLNQCLESLVQKIQSGVVINFEKTGSDPPPVEDAPVDAVNPGPQPWHCCHKLIYVRPNPKTGVPIGHWPIPEAFWPDQNSPTLPPRSAHPQVHFSCVDSELMVIDKLPFDKYELEPSPLTQFILERKSPHTCWQVFVCNSAKYSDLGYPFGYLKASTALNCVNLFVMPYNYPVLLPLLDDLFKVHKLKPTLKWRQSFENYLKTMPPYYIGPLKKALRMMGAPNLIAENMEYGLSYSVVSYLKKLSHQAKVESDRVIASVGKKVVPDMGVKVRVRPTPLSLAQRRDFQQILQGVTGDAPFCPLALNPKEFAGFHIGVLHRDVKPQSFRNPYDIPRRHLLDQLSRMRKNLLKATHCCLRGQDEDQLHSIAIAQMGNYQDFLKNLPSPLREVDPDQPRRLHTFGNPFKLDKKAMMIDETDEFITGTQNKTKRPGDPSLQGTPKRRRCMSPLLRSGHLQGPLNTSNHTVEKDPSAPLSPVPSPPANLTRPTPVPRAPEKSYQVPVENDIFGNHMGDHYNVEREPVSDSDGSCFQYSQGPVNQRNHVGEDDHSSLSKLSEDSTEEEPSPEETVCSSSPGPLKRLRHTQGQEVNAELKALITREIRKPGRRMCAQCVSVGALSLKLGCQAGVSAKPICLAGWPMRSVPLADSPFKKSPFSLTVSQCPTLPVLLEFYPIAAP
- the ints6 gene encoding integrator complex subunit 6 isoform X2, which gives rise to MPVLLFLIDTSASMNQRTHLGTSYLDTAKGAVETFMKLRSRDPASRGDRYMLLSFEEAASGIKAGWKENHATFMSELKNLQAVGLTTLGHSLRTAFDLLNLNRLVTGIDNYGQGRNPFFLEPAIIVTITDGNKLTSSSGVQEELHLPLNTPLPGSELTQEPFRWDQRLFALVLRIPGIAAPEPEAAAGVPQDDSAITPMCEVTGGRSYSVCSQRMLNQCLESLVQKIQSGVVINFEKTGSDPPPVEDAPVDAVNPGPQPWHCCHKLIYVRPNPKTGVPIGHWPIPEAFWPDQNSPTLPPRSAHPQVHFSCVDSELMVIDKLPFDKYELEPSPLTQFILERKSPHTCWQVFVCNSAKYSDLGYPFGYLKASTALNCVNLFVMPYNYPVLLPLLDDLFKVHKLKPTLKWRQSFENYLKTMPPYYIGPLKKALRMMGAPNLIAENMEYGLSYSVVSYLKKLSHQAKVESDRVIASVGKKVVPDMGVKVRVRPTPLSLAQRRDFQQILQGVTGDAPFCPLALNPKEFAGFHIGVLHRDVKPQSFRNPYDIPRRHLLDQLSRMRKNLLKATHCCLRGQDEDQLHSIAIAQMGNYQDFLKNLPSPLREVDPDQPRRLHTFGNPFKLDKKAMMIDETDEFITGTQNKTKRPGDPSLQGTPKRRRCMSPLLRSGHLQGPLNTSNHTVEKDPSAPLSPVPSPPANLTRPTPVPRAPEKSYQVPVENDIFGNHMGDHYNVEREPVSDSDGSCFQYSQGPVNQRNHVGEDDHSSLSKLSEDSTEEEPSPEETVCSSSPGPLKRLRHTQGQEVNAELKALITREIRKPGRRYDRIFYFLKQVQGTLNTRLVFLQNIIKEAARFKKRVLIEQLEQFLEEIHVRYSQINHLDGL